A genomic window from Gammaproteobacteria bacterium includes:
- the murG gene encoding undecaprenyldiphospho-muramoylpentapeptide beta-N-acetylglucosaminyltransferase, whose protein sequence is MITGAAVKKDQPILIMAGGTGGHVFPALAVALRLREQGQNIVWMGTHQGIEADVVPAAGIEMEWISVTGLRGQGKLALLFAPFRLLKACWQAWRILRRRRPSVVLGMGGFVSGPGGLMSWMLRTPLLIHEQNAVVGLTNGLLARLATQTIEAFPGAFPRSHQALCLGNPLRAEVMGVPLPEVRFFGRDPSVRRLLIVGGSQGALVFNRDLPELLAKVTLAAGCRLDVRHQSGVRGVEVAKQAYSTTDLAVTVVPFMDNMAEQYAWADLVICRAGAMTVAELAAVGVASVLVPLPSAVDDHQTLNAHYLSDAGAALRVAQQDLLAGVFAEHLQGLLEQPKPLLQMAVQARRLAKLDATDKVAELCLAQRRES, encoded by the coding sequence GTGATAACGGGGGCTGCGGTAAAAAAGGATCAACCGATTTTAATTATGGCCGGCGGTACCGGTGGCCATGTTTTTCCGGCTTTGGCGGTGGCTTTACGGCTGCGGGAGCAGGGGCAAAACATTGTCTGGATGGGAACGCATCAAGGCATAGAGGCAGACGTGGTGCCTGCTGCGGGCATTGAGATGGAGTGGATCAGCGTTACCGGTCTGCGTGGTCAGGGTAAATTGGCTTTGCTGTTCGCCCCTTTTCGTCTGCTCAAAGCGTGTTGGCAGGCGTGGCGCATTTTGCGTCGCCGTCGTCCCAGTGTGGTGTTGGGCATGGGCGGTTTTGTCTCCGGCCCAGGTGGTTTGATGAGTTGGATGCTGCGTACGCCTCTGTTGATTCATGAGCAGAATGCAGTAGTGGGTTTGACCAATGGTCTGTTGGCGCGTTTGGCCACCCAAACCATTGAGGCCTTTCCTGGCGCTTTTCCCCGCTCTCATCAGGCGCTCTGTTTGGGTAATCCGTTGCGTGCCGAAGTGATGGGTGTGCCTCTGCCTGAGGTGCGTTTTTTTGGGCGGGATCCTTCGGTTCGGCGTTTATTAATTGTCGGTGGCAGTCAGGGAGCCTTGGTTTTTAATCGCGATCTGCCAGAGCTGTTGGCAAAGGTGACGCTGGCGGCAGGCTGTCGGTTGGATGTTCGCCATCAATCGGGTGTGCGAGGGGTTGAGGTTGCCAAGCAGGCTTATAGCACAACCGATTTAGCGGTTACAGTCGTGCCTTTTATGGACAATATGGCCGAGCAGTACGCATGGGCTGATTTGGTGATCTGTCGGGCTGGCGCCATGACCGTGGCAGAGCTGGCGGCGGTGGGGGTGGCTTCGGTGCTGGTGCCGTTGCCCTCGGCGGTGGACGATCACCAAACGTTGAATGCCCATTATTTGTCGGATGCCGGTGCGGCGTTGCGGGTGGCTCAGCAGGATTTATTGGCTGGGGTTTTTGCAGAGCACTTGCAGGGGTTGCTGGAGCAACCAAAACCGTTGTTGCAGATGGCGGTGCAGGCTCGTCGTTTGGCAAAATTAGACGCTACCGATAAAGTGGCAGAGCTGTGTTTGGCGCAGCGGAGAGAGTCTTAA
- the ftsW gene encoding putative lipid II flippase FtsW: MTSDLALFRFDLRVDWLLASCALILMLLGVVMVGSASFSMSERIFGSPYHYLIRQSLFAFMGLFLILVVGRVSLLNWQNMRMWMLVISLVLLLLVFVPGLGKTVNGSTRWLDFGLFRFQVSELVKLLMLVYLSGYMVAHQEEVRQKPWGVLKPLLVFVLVAILMLIEPDFGAAVVLLATMMGVVFLAGARLWLFGILSALGAAVVLWLSVSAEYRLARITSFLDPWADPYDKGFQLTQSLIAIGSGSWTGTGLGGSVQKLFYLPEAHTDFLFAILAEELGLIGVSMVIVLFSFLVWRAFQLAHWSLQAEQPFAAYLSYGLGIWIGLQAFVNIGVNMGVLPTKGLTLPLMSYGGSSTLVMCLVIGLLLRVYHELPSEITTPKEKAS, translated from the coding sequence GTGACCTCAGATTTAGCGCTGTTTCGTTTTGATTTGCGCGTTGACTGGCTGTTGGCCAGTTGTGCGTTGATCTTGATGTTGCTGGGTGTGGTGATGGTGGGTTCAGCCTCTTTTTCCATGTCTGAAAGGATTTTTGGCAGCCCTTATCACTATTTGATCAGACAATCTTTGTTTGCTTTTATGGGTCTGTTTTTGATTCTGGTGGTAGGGCGTGTTTCCCTGCTCAACTGGCAAAACATGCGCATGTGGATGTTGGTTATTTCGTTGGTTTTATTGCTGCTGGTGTTTGTGCCTGGTCTGGGTAAAACCGTCAATGGCAGCACCCGTTGGTTGGATTTTGGTCTGTTTCGTTTTCAGGTTTCGGAGTTGGTTAAGCTGTTGATGTTGGTCTATCTCTCCGGTTATATGGTGGCCCATCAAGAGGAAGTGCGTCAGAAACCTTGGGGGGTACTAAAGCCGTTGTTGGTGTTTGTTTTAGTCGCTATTTTGATGTTGATTGAGCCTGATTTTGGTGCAGCGGTGGTGTTATTGGCCACCATGATGGGGGTGGTGTTTTTGGCCGGTGCTCGTCTTTGGTTGTTTGGTATTCTCTCAGCGCTTGGAGCAGCTGTGGTTTTATGGTTATCGGTGTCGGCTGAGTATCGTTTGGCGCGCATCACCTCTTTTTTGGATCCGTGGGCAGATCCTTATGATAAGGGTTTTCAGTTAACCCAATCGTTGATTGCCATTGGCAGTGGCTCTTGGACGGGAACAGGCTTGGGTGGCAGCGTGCAGAAATTGTTTTATTTGCCGGAGGCGCATACGGATTTCCTGTTTGCGATTTTAGCTGAAGAGCTGGGTCTGATTGGGGTGTCGATGGTGATTGTCTTGTTCTCTTTTTTGGTTTGGCGGGCGTTTCAGTTGGCTCACTGGTCTCTACAGGCTGAACAACCTTTTGCGGCGTATCTTTCTTACGGTTTGGGAATTTGGATTGGCTTGCAGGCGTTTGTTAATATCGGCGTCAATATGGGGGTGCTGCCCACCAAAGGGTTGACCTTGCCGTTGATGAGTTATGGCGGCAGCAGTACTTTGGTAATGTGTTTGGTGATCGGTCTGTTGTTGAGGGTTTATCATGAGTTGCCGTCAGAGATCACGACTCCTAAGGAAAAAGCATCGTGA